The genomic window TCGATTGGCTGCAGGGTGAATCCGACGGGATCATCGCGCTGACCGGCGGGCCGCTCGGGGGCCTCGACCAGGCGTTGCTGTCCGGCCAGAAGGATCTGGCCTTGGCGCGAGCGGACAAGCTGCTGCGCCTGTTCGGCGACCGCCTCTATGTCGAGTTGCAGCGCCACGGCATGGCGGAGGAGCGGCAATGCGAGCCTTTGCTGGTCGAACTCGCCTACGCGAAGTCGTTGCCGCTGGTTGCAACCAACGAGCCGTTCTTTGCCGCCGCTGACGACTATGAGGCGCATGACGCGCTGATCTGCATCGCCGACGGCAAAGTCATTGCCGAAACCGATCGGCGCCAGCTCACACCCGAACATCGTTTCAAGTCGCAAGCCGAAATGAAGGCGCTGTTCGCCGATCTGCCTGAGGCCATCGCCTCGACGGCCGAGATCGCGCAGCGCTGCGCCTATCGTCCGCGCACGCGCGCACCCATTCTGCCGCGCTTCTCGACCGAGGCCAACGTTGTGACCGACGAAGCCGAAGAATTGCGCCGCCAGAGCGAAAGAGGCCTCGCGGCCCGTCTTGCGCATCACGGGTTCGCGCCAGGTCGCACCGCGCAGGATTATCAGGAGCGGCTGGCCTTCGAACTCGATGTCATCTCCCGCATGAAATATGCGGGCTATTTTCTGATCGTGTCCGACTTCATCAAATGGGCGAAGGAACAGGGGATTCCGGTTGGGCCGGGTCGCGGTTCGGGCGCAGGCTCGCTTGTCGCCTATGCGCTCACCATCACCGATCTTGATCCGATCCGGTTCAACCTGCTGTTCGAGCGGTTTCTCAATCCGGATCGCGTGTCGATGCCGGACTTCGATATCGATTTCTGCCAGGACCGCCGCGACGAGGTGATCCGCTATGTGCAGGAGCGCTACGGGCGCGATCAGGTGGCGCAGATCATCACCTTCGGTACGCTGCAGGCGCGCGGGGTGCTGCGCGATGTCGGCCGGGTGCTGGAAATGCCCTATGGCCAGGTCGACAAGCTCTGCAAGCTGGTGCCGCAAAATCCCGCCGCTCCGGTCACGCTGAAACAGGCGATCAACGATGAGCCGCGGCTGCAGGCGGCGCGAGATTCCGAGCCGGTGGTCAAACGCGCTTTCGATATCTCGCTGAAGCTCGAGGGGTTGACGCGCCACGCCTCGACCCACGCCGCCGGCATCGTCATCGGCGACCGCCCATTGTCGGAGCTTGTGCCGCTCTACCGCGATCCGAAATCCGACATGCAAGTGACCCAGTTCAATATGAAATGGGTGGAGCCGGCGGGCCTCGTCAAATTTGACTTCCTCGGCCTCAAGACCCTCACGGTGCTGCGGCAGGCGGTCGATCTCGTGAAGCGGCGCGGCATCGACATCGATCTGTCGGCGATCCCGCTCGATGACCCGAAGACCTACGAGCTCCTCGCGCGGGCGGAGGCGGTCGGCATCTTCCAACTGGAAAGTCAGGGCATGCGGCGCGCGCTGCTCGACATGAAGCCCGACCGTTTTGAGGACATCATCGCGCTGGTCGCGCTCTACCGTCCCGGTCCGATGGCGAATATTCCGACCTATTGCGCGCGCAAGCACGGCGACGAGGAGCCGGACTACATTCATCCGAAACTGGAAACGGTGCTGAAGGAAACCTTCGGCGTCATCGTCTACCAGGAACAGGTGATGCAGGCGGCGCAATTGCTCGCCGGCTATACGCTCGGCCAGGCTGACCTCCTGCGCCGCGCCATGGGCAAGAAGATCCGCAGCGAGATGCAGGCGCAGCGCGCCGAATTCGTGAAGGGCGCCACCGAGCGCGGCGTCGAACGCGCGCAGGCGGATGCGATCTTCGATCTGCTCGAGCGCTTTGCCGAATATGGCTTCAACAAGAGTCACGCCGCCGCGTACGCGCTGGTTGCCTACCAGACGGCGTATATGAAGGCGAACTACCCGGTCGAGTTTCTGGCCGCCTCGATGACGCTCGACATGAGCAATACCGACAAGCTGTCGGAATTCCGCGCGGAAGCGGAGCGTCTTGGGATCAAGATCGAACCGCCCTCGATCAACCGCTCATCGAAGAATTTCGAGGTCGAGGGCAACACGATCTTCTATGCGCTCGCGGCGCTGAAGGGAGTTGGCGGACAGGCGGTGGAATCGATCGTCGAAGTGCGCGGCAGGCAGCCTTTCCGCGATCTGTCGGATTTCGCACACCGCATCAATCCGCGCGCGGTCAACAAGCGCGTGCTGGAAAGCCTTGCCGCGGCGGGCGCCTTTGACGAGCTCGAGCCGAACCGCGCCCGCGCGCATGGCGCGGTGGAGGCTATATTGGCGACCGCGCAGCGCACGCACGAAGCCGCAACGATCGGTCAGGATGAATTGTTTGGTGGGCCGGCGCATCGGGAGGAATTGCGCATCCCCGCCCGCGAGCCTTGGCTGCCGTCCGAGCGGCTGCAGCGCGAATACGAGGCCATCGGCTTCTTCCTCACCGGCCATCCGCTCGATGACTATGCTGGAGCGCTGGCGCGGATGAAGGTGATGAACTGGGCGGATTTCTCGCGCTCGGTCAAAATGGGAGCGACCGCTGGAAAAACCGCTGCAACTGTCGTTTCCAGGACGGAGAGGCGCACGAAGACCGGAAACAAGATGGGAATAATCGGTCTTTCCGACCCGTCCGGCCAATACGAGGCGGTGCTGTTCTCCGAAGGCCTGCAGCAATACCGCGATTTGCTGGAGCCCGGCACGGCGGTTTTGCTGTTCCTGTCCGCCGAGGCCCAGGGAGAAGAAGTGCGCGCCCGCATCCAGTCGGTCGAACGCCTCGATCAGGCGGCCGAGAAGGTCCAGAAGGGCCTGCGCATCTTTTTGCGCGACGAGAAACCGCTGGAAGGCATCCATCGCCGCCTGGAGCCGCGCGGTGACGGGGATGTCAGCATGATTCTGATGCTGGCAGATGGCAGCGAGGTCGAGGTCAAGCTGCCGGGCCGCTTCAAGGTTTCCCCACAGGTCGCCGGTGCCATCAAAGCTGTCCCCGGGGTGGTCACGGTCGAGGCCGTCTAGATCGAAGGCGGAAAATCGGCCGTTTCCGGCGGTCCGGCTGGCTTTTCCTTGCATCTTGGGGAACCGGCGGCTATATGACCGCCCATCTCACACGCGGATCAAGGTTTTGGCCCCGACAACGGGCCTTCAAGCCGTCCGGTGGCGCCGGCCGGAAGGCGGGTGCTCACATATCCGCGGCGGATCAACCGGAGAATTTCTATGGCGCTTCCTGACTTCAGCATGCGTCAGCTTTTGGAAGCTGGCGTGCATTTCGGCCATCAGGCCCATCGTTGGAACCCGAAGATGAAGGATTACATCTTCGGCGTACGCAACAATATCCACATTATCGACCTGGCCCAGAGCGTCCCGGCGTTGCATCAGGCGCTGGCCGCGGTGTCCGAGACCGTGGCCAAGGGTGGACGTATCCTCTTCGTCGGCACCAAGCGGCAGGCGCAGGATTCCGTCGCCGACGCGGCCAAGCGGTGCGCGCAATACTATGTCAATTCGCGCTGGCTCGGCGGCACGCTGACCAACTGGAAAACAATTTCCGCATCTATCCAGCGCCTGCGCAAGCTGGAAGAAATGCTCTCCTCCAACGAGGCGCAGGGCTACACCAAGAAAGAACGCCTCGACCTGCAGCGCGAGCGCGACAAGCTCGACCGTTCGCTCGGCGGCATCAAGGACATGGGCGGCATTCCCGACATGCTGTTCGTGATCGACACCAACAAGGAAGACATCGCGATCAAGGAGGCCCGGCGTCTGGGCATTCCGGTTGCGGCGATCGTCGACACCAATTGCGATCCGCAGGGCATCACCTTTGCCGTGCCGGGCAATGACGACGCCAGCCGGGCGATTTCGCTTTATTGCGATCTGATTGCAAAGGCGGCCATCGACGGTATCTCACGCTCGCAGGGCGAACGCGGCATTGATATCGGCGCTGCGGCTGAGCCCGTTGCGGAAGACCTGACAGCCAAGACCAACGAACCGGGTTACGAAGTGCTGCCCGGGCCGCGCGGCGTCGCCGACGATCTCAAGAAACTGCCGGGCGTCTCGGGTGCGATCGAGAAGCAGCTCAACGACCTCGGCATCTTCCACTACTGGCAGATCGCAGACCTCAAGTCGGACGCGGCGCACGCGATCGGCGAGGAGGTGGGTCTGCCCGGCCGCGTCGATGGCTGGGTGGCACAGGCGAAGAAGCTCGTCGCCGAAACCGAATAACGTGATGCGCGGCGCAGGCCGCGTATCGTTTATCCTCAAGAGTTCGGACCTGAACAATGGCAGAGATCACGGCATCGCTGGTCAAGGAACTGCGCGAGAAAACTGGCGCAGGCATGATGGATTGCAAAGCGGCGCTCAACGAAACCCAGGGCGAATTGGAGGCCGCCGTCGACTGGCTGCGTAAGAAAGGTCTTGCAAAGGCGGCCAAGAAGGCCGGGCGCGTTGCGGCTGAGGGTCTTGTCGGCATTGCGCGTAGCGGCACCAAGGCGGCTGTGGTCGAGGTGAATGCCGAGACGGATTTCGTGGCGCGTAACGATCACTTCCAGGGGCTTGTGAAGATGATTGCAGACGTCGCGCTTTCCGCCGGCAGCGATATCGAGAAGATCAAGGCCGCCAAGGCTGGCTCGATGACCATCGATGAAGCGATCGCCCATGCGATTGCGACCATCGGGGAGAACATGACTTTGCGGCGCGCTGCGGAAATTTCCGTCAGCAAAGGCGCTGTCGGCATTTATGTTCACAATTCGATCTCGGATGGCCTTGGCAAGATCGGCGTCATCGTCGGGCTGGAATCGCCTGGGCAGGTCGATGAGCTGACTGCGCTCGGCCGCCTTGTTGCTATGCATGTCGCAGCTGCCAACCCGCTCGCCGTTGATGCGTCAGGGCTCGATCCCGCCGTGGTGGCGCGAGAGAAGAATGTTCTCGCCGACAAGTCCAAGCAGCAGGGCAAGCCGGCGAACGTGATCGACAAGATCGTCGAGTCCGGGTTGAAGACATACTACAAGGAAGTGTGTCTCCTTGAGCAGGCCTTCATTCATGACACCAGCAAGTCAGTGGCTCAGGCTCTCAAGGAAGCGGAAGGCAAGGTTGGTGGCCCGATCAAAGTCACCGGCTTTGTGCGCTACGCCCTCGGCGAAGGCATTGAGAAGCAGGAATCGGATTTTGCCGCGGAAGTCGCGGCGGCTGCCAAGTCCTCCTGATATCGGGATGCGGCGGTCGAACGAGGCGATCGCGTCATGACCGAGCCGACTTATCGGCGAGTCATCGTCAAGCTGTCGGGGGAAGCCCTGAGCGGGGCCGCCGGTTTTGGTATTGATCAGCCAACGCTCGATCGCATTGCGAAAGATCTGATCGCGACCACCAGGCTGGGTGTGCAGGTCGGTGTTGTTGTTGGCGGCGGAAACATTTTCCGCGGTGTTGAGGTGTCGACGCGAGGTGTATCGCGTGCGACCGGCGATTCCATGGGCATGCTGGCAACCGTCATGAACAGCTTGGCGCTGGAAGCGGCGGTCTCACGCGGCGGCTGCGAGGCGCGCACCTTGTCTGCCATCACGATGCCCGATATTTGCGAAAGCTTTTCGCGGCAGCGTGCGCTCAAGCATCTTCGTGAGGGGCGGATTGCCATTCTGGCGGGCGGCACCGGCAATCCATATTTCACGACAGATACGACGGCCGTGTTGCGCGCCGCCGAGCTCGATTGCCAGGCCGTACTCAAGGCGACGAATGTGGACGGCGTCTATAGCGCCGATCCGAAACGGGACAGGAACGCGACTCGTTACGAGCGCCTGACCCCGCAGGAAGCCATCGAGAAAAGCCTGAAGGTCATGGATGGTACGGCCTTCGCGCTTGCCCGCGAGACCCGTATGCCTATCATTGTCTTTTCGATCGGGGAGCCGGGGGCGGTCGAAGCGGTCATGCGCGGAAAGGGCCGCGCGACGATCGTTAGCGACTGAGCGCAGGCCGGCGAGCCAAAGCGGAATGCTGTGGCTGTTTGTAGGATAAATGAGAGAAACATGGCAGCGGCAACTCACGACTTGAATGAATTGAAGCGGAAGATGCAGAACACGCTCGGCGTTCTGAAGCAGGAATTTTCCGGCCTTCGCACCGGTCGCGCCTCCGCAAACCTGCTTGATCCGGTTCACGTGGATGCTTATGGCGCCAGCATGCCGCTGGCGCAGGTCGCAACTGTCAGCGTTCCGGAACCTCGTCTTCTCAGTGTTTCGGTATGGGATCGTTCCCTTGTTCATGCGGTCGAGAAGGCCATCACCGCGGCCAATCTCGGCCTCAATCCGCAGACTGAAGGGCAGACCATACGTCTTCGTATTCCTGAGTTGAACGAGGAACGCCGCAAGGAGCTCGTCAAGGTCGCGCACAAATATGCCGAAGCTGCCCGCGTCGCGATCCGCCATGTGCGCCGCGAAGGTCTCGATGTGATCAAGAAGCTGGAGAAAGATCACGCGATCAGCAAGGACGATCACGAACGGATGGGCGACGAAATCCAGAAGATCACCGATCAGATGATCAACGATGTCGATCATCTGCTGGCAGCCAAGGAAAAGGAAATCCTCACGGTGTGAGGAAGCGCGTCATGGCAGGAGCCCCCGATGTCGCTACCTGAAACGACATTGCCCGCAACGACTGGGGTTGAGATTCCGCGCCATGTTGCCATCATCATGGACGGCAACGGGCGCTGGGCGGCAGCGCGCGGGCTGCCGCGCGTCGAGGGACATCGCCGCGGCGTCGAGGCGTTGCGGCGAACCGTGCGGGCAGCGGGCGAGATCGGTATCCAGTTTCTGACCATCTTCTCCTTCAGCTCGGAAAATTGGTCGCGCCCCGCCACCGAGATTCGCGATCTCATGGGGTTGCTGAGACGCTTCATCCGCAACGATCTCGCCGAATTGCACAAGAACGGCATCCGCGTGCGGGTGATCGGCGAACGCGACAATCTCGACGCCGATGTGCGCCGGTTGCTGGAAGAAGCGGAAGATTTGACACGCGAAAACGATCTGTTGACGTTGGTCGTTGCCTTCAATTACGGCGCGCGGCAGGAAATCGCCGGTGCTGCGAGGAGGATGGCCGAGCAGGTCGCCGCGGGCAAACTCGACCCGGCGACCATCAACGCCGAGACGCTCTCGCGCTTTCTTGATGCGCCGGACCTGCCCGATCCCGATCTGATCATCCGCACGAGCGGCGAGCAGCGTTTGTCCAATTTCCTGCTCTGGCAGGCCGCCTATAGCGAACTGGTTTTCGTGCCGACCTTCTGGCCCGATTTCGATCGCGCCACACTTGAAAACGCAATCGCGGAATATTCAAAACGCGAGCGCCGATTTGGCGGTCTGTCCGCACAATCGGGGGCCTGATGATGGTCAGTGACCCTGCCACGGTGTCCGGCCAGAACACCAGCGTTCCTTCAAACCGCAACCTTCTGTTGCGCGTGCTGTCTGCATCGGTGCTGGCGCCGCTCGCAATTGCGGTGGCGTATTGGGGCGATTGGCCTTTCGCTGTGTTTTGGGCGATCGCCGCACTGGCCGTCTGGTGGGAGTGGGTGAGACTCATCGACCCTCGTGGGAGCCAGGGCGCGCTTGCACTGGGCGCTTGTGCTTTGATCTTGGAAGCTCTGCTCACGGCCAGTGATCGTGTCGACAAGGCCCCGATCATTATCCTGCTCGCGCTGTTCGGCATTGCCGTGACGGCGACGAAACATGCCAAATGGATCGCGGGCGGAATTGTATACGCAAGTGCCTTGCTCATTGCGCCGTTGGTCATCCGGGCCGATCCAGCATTCGGTTTTCAGGCCATCTTGTTTCTATTCGCCATCGTATGGTCGACAGATATCGGCGGCTATTTTGGCGGCCGGGCCTTGGGAGGGCCGAAGCTGTCTCCGGCCATCAGCCCCAAAAAGACCTGGTCGGGCGCAATCGTGGGAACGGCCGTCGCAGTGGGTGCTGCCTTGGCGATCGGGCGCTGGCAGGGATCGCCGATAATCCCGATTGCACTTGTCGCCATTTTACTGTCGATCGCGTCGCAGGCGGGCGATCTGTTCGAGTCGGCCTTCAAGCGTCGCTTCGATGCAAAGGACGCCAGCGGTCTTATTCCGGGCCATGGCGGCGTGATGGATCGTCTGGACGGATTTATCTTTGCGGGCTTGGTGGCGGCAATTTTCGGTGTTCTGCGCGGGGGACTGGAGAACGCTGGCGGCGGACTCATCGCATGGTGAGATCATGACGATCCGCGCGCCGATGGCGCAGCAAGCAATGGCGGGCAAGCGGGAGGCGCGATCCATCAGCCTGCTCGGCGCCACGGGCTCGATCGGCGCCAGCACCGTCGACCTGCTGCAGAGGGACCCGGGAGGATATTGCATTGAGTCCGTCACGGCGCATCGCAATGCGGCGGCGCTCGCGGCGTTAGCGCGATCACTCAACGCGCGGTTTGCGGCGATCAGCGATCCGGCGCACTACGCGGAGTTGAAAGATGCCTTGTCCGGGACCGGTATTGAAGCAGGGGCCGGCGGCTCCGCGTTGATCGAAGCCGCCCAGCGGCCAGCGGATTTGGTGATGGCCGCGATCATGGGCGCCTCCGGCCTCGCGCCGACCATGGCTGCAGTGGAACGGGGCGCCACAATCGCGCTCGCCAACAAGGAGTGTCTAGTATGCGCAGGGTCGTTGTTCATGCAGCGCGCGGCAACGGTCGGTGCGACGGTCCTTCCCGTCGACTCTGAGCATAATGGCGTCTTTCAGGCGCTGAAGGCGGGAGGGCGCAACGAGGTTCAGCGGGTCATTCTGACCGCGTCCGGAGGACCATTCCGGACCTGGGATGCCGCTGCAATTACCGCAGCCACGCCTGAACAGGCCCTGCGGCATCCGAACTGGTCGATGGGCGCCAAGATCACCATCGACTCCGCAACGC from Pseudorhodoplanes sp. includes these protein-coding regions:
- the tsf gene encoding translation elongation factor Ts produces the protein MAEITASLVKELREKTGAGMMDCKAALNETQGELEAAVDWLRKKGLAKAAKKAGRVAAEGLVGIARSGTKAAVVEVNAETDFVARNDHFQGLVKMIADVALSAGSDIEKIKAAKAGSMTIDEAIAHAIATIGENMTLRRAAEISVSKGAVGIYVHNSISDGLGKIGVIVGLESPGQVDELTALGRLVAMHVAAANPLAVDASGLDPAVVAREKNVLADKSKQQGKPANVIDKIVESGLKTYYKEVCLLEQAFIHDTSKSVAQALKEAEGKVGGPIKVTGFVRYALGEGIEKQESDFAAEVAAAAKSS
- the dnaE gene encoding DNA polymerase III subunit alpha, yielding MADAPFVHLHVHSSYSLLEGALKIGALADLAKADKQPALALTDTDNMFGALEFSEKMAASGIQPIVGCCLSVDFGDQERDPRNPGLMRKLPRLVLLAAREEGYRRLMRLNSRAFLETPAHEAPHLKLDWLQGESDGIIALTGGPLGGLDQALLSGQKDLALARADKLLRLFGDRLYVELQRHGMAEERQCEPLLVELAYAKSLPLVATNEPFFAAADDYEAHDALICIADGKVIAETDRRQLTPEHRFKSQAEMKALFADLPEAIASTAEIAQRCAYRPRTRAPILPRFSTEANVVTDEAEELRRQSERGLAARLAHHGFAPGRTAQDYQERLAFELDVISRMKYAGYFLIVSDFIKWAKEQGIPVGPGRGSGAGSLVAYALTITDLDPIRFNLLFERFLNPDRVSMPDFDIDFCQDRRDEVIRYVQERYGRDQVAQIITFGTLQARGVLRDVGRVLEMPYGQVDKLCKLVPQNPAAPVTLKQAINDEPRLQAARDSEPVVKRAFDISLKLEGLTRHASTHAAGIVIGDRPLSELVPLYRDPKSDMQVTQFNMKWVEPAGLVKFDFLGLKTLTVLRQAVDLVKRRGIDIDLSAIPLDDPKTYELLARAEAVGIFQLESQGMRRALLDMKPDRFEDIIALVALYRPGPMANIPTYCARKHGDEEPDYIHPKLETVLKETFGVIVYQEQVMQAAQLLAGYTLGQADLLRRAMGKKIRSEMQAQRAEFVKGATERGVERAQADAIFDLLERFAEYGFNKSHAAAYALVAYQTAYMKANYPVEFLAASMTLDMSNTDKLSEFRAEAERLGIKIEPPSINRSSKNFEVEGNTIFYALAALKGVGGQAVESIVEVRGRQPFRDLSDFAHRINPRAVNKRVLESLAAAGAFDELEPNRARAHGAVEAILATAQRTHEAATIGQDELFGGPAHREELRIPAREPWLPSERLQREYEAIGFFLTGHPLDDYAGALARMKVMNWADFSRSVKMGATAGKTAATVVSRTERRTKTGNKMGIIGLSDPSGQYEAVLFSEGLQQYRDLLEPGTAVLLFLSAEAQGEEVRARIQSVERLDQAAEKVQKGLRIFLRDEKPLEGIHRRLEPRGDGDVSMILMLADGSEVEVKLPGRFKVSPQVAGAIKAVPGVVTVEAV
- the pyrH gene encoding UMP kinase codes for the protein MTEPTYRRVIVKLSGEALSGAAGFGIDQPTLDRIAKDLIATTRLGVQVGVVVGGGNIFRGVEVSTRGVSRATGDSMGMLATVMNSLALEAAVSRGGCEARTLSAITMPDICESFSRQRALKHLREGRIAILAGGTGNPYFTTDTTAVLRAAELDCQAVLKATNVDGVYSADPKRDRNATRYERLTPQEAIEKSLKVMDGTAFALARETRMPIIVFSIGEPGAVEAVMRGKGRATIVSD
- the frr gene encoding ribosome recycling factor → MAAATHDLNELKRKMQNTLGVLKQEFSGLRTGRASANLLDPVHVDAYGASMPLAQVATVSVPEPRLLSVSVWDRSLVHAVEKAITAANLGLNPQTEGQTIRLRIPELNEERRKELVKVAHKYAEAARVAIRHVRREGLDVIKKLEKDHAISKDDHERMGDEIQKITDQMINDVDHLLAAKEKEILTV
- a CDS encoding isoprenyl transferase, which encodes MSLPETTLPATTGVEIPRHVAIIMDGNGRWAAARGLPRVEGHRRGVEALRRTVRAAGEIGIQFLTIFSFSSENWSRPATEIRDLMGLLRRFIRNDLAELHKNGIRVRVIGERDNLDADVRRLLEEAEDLTRENDLLTLVVAFNYGARQEIAGAARRMAEQVAAGKLDPATINAETLSRFLDAPDLPDPDLIIRTSGEQRLSNFLLWQAAYSELVFVPTFWPDFDRATLENAIAEYSKRERRFGGLSAQSGA
- the dxr gene encoding 1-deoxy-D-xylulose-5-phosphate reductoisomerase, with amino-acid sequence MAQQAMAGKREARSISLLGATGSIGASTVDLLQRDPGGYCIESVTAHRNAAALAALARSLNARFAAISDPAHYAELKDALSGTGIEAGAGGSALIEAAQRPADLVMAAIMGASGLAPTMAAVERGATIALANKECLVCAGSLFMQRAATVGATVLPVDSEHNGVFQALKAGGRNEVQRVILTASGGPFRTWDAAAITAATPEQALRHPNWSMGAKITIDSATLMNKGLELIEAHHLFQLPPDQLDVLVHPQSVVHAMVEFRDGSLVAQLGAPDMRVPISYCLSWPDRSQQPASRLDFKQLATLTFEAPDFARFPALALARQALAAGNGKTTVLNAANEVAVAEFLNRRLGFAGIAMLVEATMLAAERRNISREPTSIEDALAIDHISRSLAADLLPEIAAKAS
- a CDS encoding phosphatidate cytidylyltransferase; the protein is MMVSDPATVSGQNTSVPSNRNLLLRVLSASVLAPLAIAVAYWGDWPFAVFWAIAALAVWWEWVRLIDPRGSQGALALGACALILEALLTASDRVDKAPIIILLALFGIAVTATKHAKWIAGGIVYASALLIAPLVIRADPAFGFQAILFLFAIVWSTDIGGYFGGRALGGPKLSPAISPKKTWSGAIVGTAVAVGAALAIGRWQGSPIIPIALVAILLSIASQAGDLFESAFKRRFDAKDASGLIPGHGGVMDRLDGFIFAGLVAAIFGVLRGGLENAGGGLIAW
- a CDS encoding 30S ribosomal protein S2, producing the protein MALPDFSMRQLLEAGVHFGHQAHRWNPKMKDYIFGVRNNIHIIDLAQSVPALHQALAAVSETVAKGGRILFVGTKRQAQDSVADAAKRCAQYYVNSRWLGGTLTNWKTISASIQRLRKLEEMLSSNEAQGYTKKERLDLQRERDKLDRSLGGIKDMGGIPDMLFVIDTNKEDIAIKEARRLGIPVAAIVDTNCDPQGITFAVPGNDDASRAISLYCDLIAKAAIDGISRSQGERGIDIGAAAEPVAEDLTAKTNEPGYEVLPGPRGVADDLKKLPGVSGAIEKQLNDLGIFHYWQIADLKSDAAHAIGEEVGLPGRVDGWVAQAKKLVAETE